One Nocardia iowensis DNA window includes the following coding sequences:
- a CDS encoding threonine/serine ThrE exporter family protein has product MPVVSQAVGLLVADRPATADTIVAAPSPLQPIDLTDDARVAEVLDLAVRVGEVVLASGTGVIDTTTQVRFIAATYGLSRCNIDVTYDAIRIWADRGPLLPPASTMRIVHYRSLDFTRLAAVDRLTRRIRNEVVPPEDARAALDAITSAPHPYHRWTATFGWSLLAAAIAALLGGGIVVAAVSFGTTLAIDRVNRVLNRYGLPFFFQHMVGGAIAATPAVVLATLAGPLGIEVDPALIIAAGITVLLSGLQLVGAVQDGITGAPITSTARMLEVMMMTGGIIAGIALALRIGWLLDATVPPILVTPSNDIIDLPVQIVAGAVAALAFALACYAEKRALAAAAGSGAAGTICYLLVQQIGFGPVLSSGVAASVIGMAGGLMARRALTPPLVVAVAGITPLLPGLKLYRGLYAVLNDELVLGANQLLLAFGVGCALAAGVTLGEWFDRTVRRPRILRRFGSLRRPIVRRIRPSRRRRPPPIQ; this is encoded by the coding sequence ATGCCGGTGGTGAGCCAGGCGGTCGGGCTGCTGGTGGCCGATCGGCCCGCGACCGCGGACACGATCGTCGCGGCCCCCTCCCCGCTGCAGCCGATCGATCTCACCGATGACGCGCGGGTCGCCGAGGTGCTGGATCTGGCGGTCCGGGTCGGTGAGGTGGTGTTGGCCTCAGGCACCGGCGTGATCGATACGACTACCCAGGTCCGATTCATCGCCGCCACCTACGGGCTGTCTCGCTGCAATATCGACGTGACCTATGACGCCATCAGGATCTGGGCCGACCGGGGTCCACTGCTGCCGCCGGCCAGCACCATGCGGATCGTGCACTACCGGTCGCTGGACTTCACCCGGCTCGCCGCCGTCGACCGGCTGACCCGGCGCATCCGCAACGAGGTGGTCCCGCCGGAGGACGCCCGCGCCGCGCTGGACGCGATCACCTCCGCACCGCACCCCTACCACCGCTGGACGGCCACCTTCGGCTGGTCGCTGCTGGCGGCCGCGATCGCCGCGCTGCTCGGCGGCGGAATCGTCGTCGCGGCGGTCAGTTTCGGCACCACGCTGGCGATCGACCGGGTCAACCGCGTGCTCAACCGCTACGGTCTGCCGTTCTTCTTCCAGCACATGGTGGGTGGTGCGATCGCCGCAACCCCCGCCGTGGTGCTCGCCACCCTGGCAGGCCCGCTCGGCATCGAGGTGGATCCGGCGCTGATCATCGCGGCCGGAATCACCGTGCTGCTCAGTGGATTACAACTGGTCGGCGCGGTGCAGGACGGCATAACCGGAGCACCGATCACCTCGACGGCGCGCATGCTCGAGGTGATGATGATGACGGGCGGCATCATCGCGGGCATCGCGCTCGCGCTGCGCATCGGCTGGCTCCTCGACGCCACGGTGCCGCCGATCCTGGTGACACCGTCGAACGACATCATCGACCTGCCGGTCCAGATCGTGGCCGGTGCCGTCGCGGCGCTCGCCTTCGCGCTCGCCTGCTACGCCGAGAAACGCGCCCTCGCCGCCGCGGCGGGCAGTGGCGCCGCGGGCACGATCTGCTATCTGCTGGTGCAGCAGATCGGGTTCGGTCCGGTGCTCTCCTCGGGCGTCGCCGCCAGCGTCATCGGCATGGCCGGTGGTCTGATGGCGCGGCGCGCGCTGACTCCCCCGCTGGTCGTCGCCGTCGCGGGCATCACCCCGCTGTTGCCCGGTCTCAAGCTGTACCGCGGCCTGTACGCGGTCCTCAACGACGAGCTGGTGCTCGGCGCCAACCAGTTGCTGCTGGCATTCGGTGTCGGCTGCGCGCTGGCCGCCGGTGTCACCCTCGGCGAATGGTTCGACCGGACCGTCCGGCGGCCGCGCATCCTGCGCCGGTTCGGTTCGCTGCGCCGCCCGATCGTGCGCCGGATCCGGCCCAGCCGTCGCCGCAGGCCGCCGCCCATTCAGTGA
- a CDS encoding 2-phosphosulfolactate phosphatase, with translation MTDVDWSRQRSWGVRLDWGLAGARTLGPHSACVVVVDVLSFTTSVSVAVDAGTQVLPYPWRDGAAAEFAAEADAVLAVGRRAVSADQPWSLSPAALRRAPATPRLVLPSPNGSAISAAVNGVPVVAACLRNATAVARWIAQQGWGSVDHPVTVIAAGEHWPGQNVLRPAVEDWLGAGAVASALAARETGALSPEALAAKASHDGTDNIPTMIANCASGRELATGGFSDDVAIATELDTSNAVPLLVDGAFTDVASLRS, from the coding sequence ATGACCGACGTCGATTGGTCGAGGCAGCGGTCGTGGGGCGTACGACTCGACTGGGGGCTGGCAGGCGCGCGAACACTTGGGCCGCACAGTGCCTGCGTTGTCGTCGTTGACGTTCTGTCCTTCACCACGTCGGTGAGCGTCGCAGTCGACGCCGGAACGCAAGTTCTGCCATATCCCTGGCGCGACGGAGCGGCCGCCGAGTTCGCCGCTGAAGCGGATGCGGTGCTGGCGGTCGGCCGCCGAGCGGTGTCGGCAGACCAACCTTGGTCCTTGTCCCCCGCAGCACTACGCCGCGCGCCCGCCACGCCACGTCTGGTGTTGCCGTCGCCCAACGGTTCAGCCATCTCGGCCGCTGTAAACGGCGTCCCGGTAGTCGCCGCATGCCTTCGGAACGCAACCGCGGTGGCTCGCTGGATCGCACAACAAGGCTGGGGCTCCGTCGATCACCCGGTCACCGTCATCGCGGCAGGCGAACACTGGCCGGGCCAGAACGTTCTGCGCCCCGCAGTAGAAGATTGGCTCGGCGCCGGCGCCGTGGCATCCGCCCTGGCAGCCCGCGAAACCGGCGCCCTCTCCCCGGAAGCCCTCGCCGCCAAGGCTTCCCACGACGGCACCGACAACATCCCCACGATGATCGCCAACTGCGCATCCGGCCGAGAACTCGCAACCGGTGGATTCTCAGACGACGTCGCCATAGCCACCGAACTCGACACAAGCAACGCAGTCCCGCTACTTGTCGACGGAGCCTTCACCGACGTCGCCAGCCTGAGAAGCTAG
- a CDS encoding LLM class flavin-dependent oxidoreductase: MRFSINIPNFGDFADARTVAMAAAAAEQAGWDALFVWDHVVLDKAERRDQPFGDPWMLLTAAALATSRIKLGTLVTPVARRRPEQLARQVATLDSLSGGRVIFSAGLGGPIADEFGSFGDTTDPVVLAERLDEGLDLLQRYWSGERVDHDGRHYRVRDVTLLPATTQRPRPPVWIAGFWPHRRPIRRAANWDGVVPLFTTAGHGQLPPLDQVRDLVTEIHRHRKDPDTPFEVVLGGVSPGDPAKARDLIAPFADAGATWWDERQLMTTDALHRLAPVMRRINQGPPAL; encoded by the coding sequence ATGCGCTTCTCGATCAACATTCCGAACTTCGGCGACTTCGCCGATGCCAGGACGGTGGCGATGGCCGCTGCGGCAGCGGAGCAGGCGGGGTGGGACGCGTTGTTTGTCTGGGATCACGTGGTGCTCGATAAGGCCGAGCGCCGAGATCAACCGTTCGGGGATCCGTGGATGCTGCTGACCGCGGCGGCGTTGGCAACCTCCCGCATCAAGCTGGGTACTCTCGTGACCCCGGTGGCGCGGCGGCGGCCGGAACAACTCGCCCGCCAAGTGGCCACCTTGGATTCCCTCAGCGGCGGAAGGGTTATTTTCAGCGCCGGTCTCGGTGGGCCGATTGCGGACGAATTCGGTAGTTTCGGCGACACGACCGACCCGGTCGTGCTGGCCGAGCGCTTGGACGAAGGCCTGGATCTATTGCAGCGCTACTGGTCTGGCGAGCGCGTCGACCATGACGGGCGGCATTACCGAGTTCGGGATGTCACGCTGCTGCCCGCCACCACGCAACGCCCTCGTCCACCGGTGTGGATCGCCGGATTCTGGCCTCATCGCCGTCCGATCCGCCGAGCCGCCAACTGGGACGGCGTGGTCCCCCTGTTCACCACAGCCGGTCACGGACAGCTACCACCGCTCGACCAGGTTCGCGACTTGGTTACCGAAATCCACCGCCACCGAAAAGACCCGGACACCCCATTCGAGGTAGTCCTCGGCGGTGTCAGCCCAGGGGACCCCGCCAAAGCACGTGATCTGATCGCCCCATTCGCCGACGCCGGTGCAACCTGGTGGGACGAGCGACAACTCATGACCACCGACGCTCTCCATCGCCTCGCACCGGTCATGCGGCGCATCAACCAAGGCCCGCCCGCCCTGTAG